Part of the Bacillota bacterium genome, TCTGGGTAAAATCAGGGAATTTGCCGAACTCTTAGCGGGCTGGCCGGTCCGCGTCCTATCGATTCGTGACTGGCCAGACCTTCCCGAGATAATCGAAGACGGGGCGACCTTCGCCGAGAACGCTTTAAAGAAAGCGCGAGCTGTATGCCAGCATACTGGTTTGCTTGCCCTGGCGGATGATTCCGGCCTGGAGGTTGATTATCTGGGCGGGGCGCCGGGAGTGCTTTCGGCCCGGTTTGCTGGTGAGCCGATTGATGACGACCGCAATAACCGTAAATTGCTAACTTTGCTTGAGGGTGTTCCCCTGGAGCAAAGAACGGCCCGTTTCCGGTGCGTTATTGCGATTGTTACTCCGACCAGCGAAAGTTTTCTGACAGAAGGAATATGTGAAGGGATCATTGGCCAGGAGTTGGCCGGGAC contains:
- a CDS encoding XTP/dITP diphosphatase, with amino-acid sequence MHTIVLATKNLGKIREFAELLAGWPVRVLSIRDWPDLPEIIEDGATFAENALKKARAVCQHTGLLALADDSGLEVDYLGGAPGVLSARFAGEPIDDDRNNRKLLTLLEGVPLEQRTARFRCVIAIVTPTSESFLTEGICEGIIGQELAGTGGFGYDPLFYLPAYGRTMAQLSLEVKNSISHRAKALREASRVLLELLGESSPPAGGGPGANWRAE